One genomic segment of Intestinimonas butyriciproducens includes these proteins:
- a CDS encoding glucose-6-phosphate isomerase, whose protein sequence is MLKIDLTSAAGFLPDDWFSSREAGLAQARTMLRDHSGPGGDFTGWVRLPEEYNREEFARIQTAAEKIRSDSQVLVVVGIGGSYLGARAVIELMGSADHRLARNAPEIFFAGNGLSTDALCELIDYLKDKDFSVNVISKSGTTTEPAVAFRIFKALLEERYGREGARGRIYATTDARKGALKGLADSEGYETFVVPDAVGGRYSVLTAVGLLPIAAAGIDAAALMEGAREAMEALDVPGADNPAWQYAAARNALYGAGKAIELLVGYEPSFRFFAEWWKQLYGESEGKEGRGLFPASVEFTADLHSMGQYIQQGARILMETVVRFRTSRRELLVPHDPDNVDGLNFLSGKSLQFVAEQAMRGTLLAHVDGGVPNLVVEAEARDERTIGQLIYFFEYACGLSGYLLGVNPFDQPGVEAYKQNMFALLGKPGFEARRAELELRL, encoded by the coding sequence ATGCTCAAAATAGACCTGACAAGCGCCGCCGGCTTTCTGCCCGACGACTGGTTCTCCAGCCGGGAGGCGGGCCTGGCGCAGGCCCGGACCATGCTCCGGGACCACAGCGGCCCCGGCGGCGACTTCACCGGCTGGGTGAGGCTGCCGGAGGAGTACAACCGGGAGGAGTTTGCCCGCATCCAGACCGCTGCGGAGAAGATCCGCTCCGACTCCCAGGTGCTGGTGGTAGTGGGGATCGGCGGGTCCTATCTGGGGGCCCGGGCCGTCATCGAGCTCATGGGCTCCGCCGATCACAGGCTGGCCCGGAACGCGCCGGAGATCTTCTTCGCCGGGAACGGCCTGTCCACCGACGCGCTGTGCGAGCTCATCGACTATTTAAAGGACAAGGACTTCTCCGTCAACGTCATCTCCAAGTCCGGCACCACCACCGAACCCGCCGTGGCCTTCCGCATCTTCAAGGCCCTGTTGGAGGAGCGGTACGGCCGGGAGGGCGCCCGCGGGCGCATCTATGCCACCACCGACGCCCGCAAGGGCGCGCTCAAGGGGCTCGCCGACAGCGAGGGGTACGAGACCTTCGTGGTGCCCGACGCCGTGGGCGGGCGCTACTCCGTCCTCACCGCCGTGGGGCTGCTGCCCATCGCTGCAGCGGGCATTGACGCCGCCGCCCTGATGGAGGGGGCCCGGGAGGCCATGGAGGCGCTGGACGTCCCCGGCGCGGACAACCCCGCCTGGCAGTATGCCGCCGCCCGCAACGCCCTCTACGGCGCTGGAAAGGCCATCGAGCTGCTGGTGGGCTACGAGCCCTCCTTCCGCTTCTTCGCCGAGTGGTGGAAGCAGCTCTACGGCGAGAGCGAGGGCAAGGAGGGCCGGGGCCTCTTCCCCGCCAGCGTGGAGTTCACCGCCGACCTTCACTCCATGGGCCAGTATATCCAGCAGGGCGCCCGCATCCTGATGGAGACGGTGGTGCGCTTCCGCACCAGCCGCCGGGAGCTCCTGGTCCCCCATGACCCGGACAACGTGGACGGGCTCAACTTCCTCTCGGGCAAGAGCCTCCAGTTCGTAGCCGAGCAGGCCATGCGGGGCACCCTGCTGGCCCATGTGGACGGGGGCGTGCCCAACCTGGTGGTGGAGGCCGAGGCCCGGGACGAGCGGACCATCGGGCAGCTCATCTATTTCTTTGAATACGCCTGCGGGCTCTCCGGCTATCTCCTGGGGGTGAACCCCTTCGATCAGCCCGGCGTGGAAGCCTATAAGCAGAATATGTTCGCCCTCCTGGGCAAGCCCGGGTTTGAGGCCCGGCGGGCCGAACTGGAGCTGCGCCTGTAA
- a CDS encoding diguanylate cyclase, translated as MEEDQTMDFCGITQALWKSYFSLDRGEFESIFEWLDENCSIIGTGKHEFYLDRASFHQALMQEAEQREAVAFQFKDLWCRQRRLSLDVCLVYGGLDIWWEKEDKTVYIDMSSRYSILYHRIGGIWKVVHIYQSVPNVEQAPGEYYPKRLSDQVESARRLALRMEDLALRDGLTQLYNYRGLEKMWSTWDEAESWIFVADLDDFKSINDTYGHLAGNHVLKRISGRLRKTMRSGDVVCRMGGDEFVLLCGAVGGRAEAGHLAERIISEVKQEAGELRHPVSLSVGGVPISGGEPLECAVARADAVLYTVKRTTKDGYLLGT; from the coding sequence ATGGAAGAAGACCAGACGATGGATTTTTGCGGGATCACACAAGCGCTCTGGAAAAGCTACTTTTCCCTGGACAGAGGAGAATTTGAGTCCATATTCGAGTGGCTGGATGAGAACTGCTCCATCATCGGCACCGGAAAGCACGAATTCTATCTCGACCGCGCGTCCTTTCATCAGGCACTGATGCAGGAGGCGGAGCAGCGGGAGGCGGTGGCGTTCCAGTTCAAGGACCTGTGGTGCCGGCAGCGCCGGCTCTCGCTGGACGTCTGCCTGGTGTACGGCGGCCTGGACATCTGGTGGGAAAAGGAAGACAAGACGGTCTATATCGATATGAGCAGCCGGTATTCCATCCTGTATCATAGGATCGGGGGGATATGGAAGGTGGTCCATATCTATCAGTCCGTGCCGAATGTGGAACAGGCGCCCGGCGAGTATTATCCCAAAAGGCTCTCCGACCAGGTGGAGAGCGCCCGGCGGCTGGCGCTCCGCATGGAGGACCTGGCGCTGCGGGACGGCCTGACACAGCTCTACAACTACCGGGGTCTGGAGAAAATGTGGAGCACCTGGGACGAGGCGGAGAGCTGGATCTTTGTGGCGGACCTGGACGATTTTAAAAGCATCAACGACACATATGGACATCTGGCCGGCAACCATGTGCTCAAGAGGATCTCCGGCAGGCTGCGGAAGACCATGCGGAGCGGAGATGTGGTGTGCCGCATGGGGGGAGACGAGTTTGTCCTGCTCTGCGGAGCGGTGGGCGGGCGGGCCGAGGCCGGGCATTTGGCGGAACGGATCATCAGCGAGGTGAAACAGGAGGCCGGAGAGCTCCGGCACCCCGTCAGCCTGTCCGTAGGGGGCGTCCCCATCTCCGGGGGAGAGCCCCTGGAGTGCGCCGTCGCCCGGGCGGACGCAGTCCTCTATACCGTGAAAAGGACGACGAAGGACGGATACCTGCTGGGGACGTAG
- a CDS encoding MATE family efflux transporter encodes MEGMKSNAFLETERVGTLMRKYSIPCILSLVVAALYNIVDQIFIANADYLGSYGNAANTVVFPLTVVALAVAVMIGDGCCAFVSISLGAGRNEDAHRSIGSAILLCLGSSAVLTAVYLLCMDMLLTAALSVWYLCHMRAVRLGRGSFGLQGRLVKKFLSLGVTSFLAQISLVASMAAVQNMCMKYGALDPVFGRVEYAQIPLAVLGIVMKFFQIAISIAVGMAAGCIPIVGYNVGAGRRDRAKALFTKLLAAEAAVGAAALLVVELFPRQLIGIFGAANENVYYTAFAVKSFRIYLCMMVLATVNKGTFIFLQSLGKAVASTVISLTREIVFGVALPILFPLFWGLDGLLYSFPAADILTFLIAAVVIRRTYRELRAGGPEKAAALCAAASARRRGPAGGAC; translated from the coding sequence ATGGAAGGCATGAAATCAAACGCATTTTTGGAAACAGAGCGGGTCGGGACGCTGATGCGGAAGTACTCCATCCCCTGTATTCTCTCCCTTGTCGTCGCCGCGCTCTACAACATCGTCGATCAGATCTTTATCGCAAACGCCGACTATCTCGGCTCCTACGGCAACGCCGCCAACACGGTGGTGTTCCCCCTGACGGTGGTCGCCCTGGCCGTCGCCGTGATGATCGGCGACGGCTGCTGCGCCTTCGTCAGCATCTCCCTGGGCGCCGGTCGGAATGAGGACGCCCACAGGAGCATCGGCAGCGCCATCCTGCTCTGCCTTGGGAGCAGCGCCGTTCTGACGGCGGTCTACCTGCTGTGCATGGACATGCTCCTCACGGCGGCCCTCTCCGTCTGGTACCTGTGCCACATGCGGGCGGTGCGGCTCGGGAGGGGGAGCTTCGGGCTTCAGGGCAGGCTGGTGAAAAAATTCCTCAGCCTGGGCGTCACAAGCTTCCTGGCCCAGATCTCTCTGGTGGCGTCCATGGCGGCAGTCCAGAATATGTGCATGAAATACGGCGCGCTGGACCCTGTCTTTGGCCGGGTGGAATACGCCCAGATCCCGCTGGCGGTTCTGGGCATCGTCATGAAGTTCTTCCAGATCGCCATCTCCATCGCCGTGGGCATGGCGGCCGGCTGCATCCCGATCGTCGGCTACAACGTCGGCGCAGGCCGCCGGGACCGGGCGAAGGCGCTCTTCACCAAGCTGCTGGCCGCAGAAGCCGCGGTCGGAGCGGCGGCCCTGCTGGTCGTGGAGCTCTTCCCCCGGCAGTTGATCGGCATTTTCGGCGCCGCGAATGAGAACGTCTATTATACGGCGTTTGCGGTCAAAAGCTTTCGGATTTATCTGTGCATGATGGTCCTGGCCACCGTCAACAAGGGAACGTTCATCTTCCTCCAGTCTCTGGGCAAGGCGGTGGCATCCACCGTGATCTCCCTCACCCGGGAGATCGTCTTCGGCGTGGCGCTGCCGATTCTCTTCCCCCTCTTCTGGGGCCTGGACGGGCTGCTGTACTCCTTCCCCGCCGCCGACATCCTCACCTTCCTCATCGCGGCCGTCGTCATCCGGCGGACTTACCGGGAATTGAGGGCCGGAGGGCCGGAAAAGGCCGCGGCGCTCTGCGCCGCGGCCTCAGCCCGACGGCGGGGACCGGCCGGCGGGGCATGCTGA